One genomic window of Caldivirga maquilingensis IC-167 includes the following:
- a CDS encoding archaellin/type IV pilin N-terminal domain-containing protein, which translates to MTNRRGISNVIATIILIAVAIALAVAVAIWAFGLFRSNAHAGTLSSISQDLYIDSSTGTAYLVLYVSNPGGTTQNIASVTLNGNTCTYQGASASAPSAAGLTSGGLSSTITGVTPTNNMVGITGGTIAYLVYTCSGSYTPGVSYDGTIYLASGSNIPFTVTAQSIS; encoded by the coding sequence CTAACAGGAGGGGTATATCCAACGTAATAGCAACAATAATACTGATAGCAGTAGCCATAGCACTAGCCGTGGCGGTGGCAATATGGGCCTTCGGCTTATTCAGGAGTAATGCACATGCCGGGACATTAAGCTCAATAAGCCAAGACTTATATATTGATAGTAGTACTGGTACTGCCTATCTAGTACTTTATGTAAGTAATCCAGGTGGTACCACACAGAACATAGCCAGTGTAACACTCAATGGTAATACTTGCACTTACCAAGGAGCTTCAGCCAGTGCTCCAAGTGCCGCTGGTTTAACTTCTGGTGGTTTATCAAGTACTATCACCGGGGTTACCCCCACGAACAATATGGTTGGCATTACTGGTGGTACAATAGCTTACTTAGTTTACACATGCAGTGGTTCATATACTCCAGGCGTATCTTATGATGGTACTATATACTTAGCCAGTGGTTCAAACATACCCTTCACTGTAACTGCTCAGTCAATAAGTTAA